The genomic region ATATGTGAACCAACAAGGAGGTGAGCAAAGAAGGTGGGCAGCCATCACAACAGCAGAACTGAACTCATTGGCACTCAACACCAGCTTCAGCAGCTCGGTGAGGCTTATTTTTCCGCCTACTCCCATTTTGTCGGAATCCAACAGACTTTTTCGGGTCATCGAGACTTGATTTTGtttcaatcattttatcatCTTTGACTGATTTTACAGTTTCTTTGACCTGAGCTGACCTCTTCCTTTTCCTTCCATTCTCTATGGCAGATTGGCCTTTCATGTCTTTGCTCAAAACATGACTTTTCGCATCCTCGCCATCTTCT from Pyrus communis chromosome 9, drPyrComm1.1, whole genome shotgun sequence harbors:
- the LOC137745799 gene encoding uncharacterized protein; its protein translation is MGRGRGKAKKQNVIAAREDTGSGEEERILPSRRRGRPQKTLKDDIVEGEEALKTEDGEDAKSHVLSKDMKGQSAIENGRKRKRSAQVKETVKSVKDDKMIETKSSLDDPKKSVGFRQNGSRRKNKPHRAAEAGVECQ